A part of Agromyces protaetiae genomic DNA contains:
- a CDS encoding 1-acyl-sn-glycerol-3-phosphate acyltransferase, with product MLRRFLARISWAASGWSLVGEPAPDRPSVLVGAPHTSNWDFVFMLGIAWQRGMRIHWLGKKSLFEGWKAGIMRGLGGIPVDRADPSRVVGEVVDRINGGEVFGLVVTPDGTRKNAGYWKSGFYRIAQETGMPLTLGFVDRTTKTAGLGPTFPVTGDVSADMDRVRAFYADKAGVRPEYRREPRLRSEDGGAEASED from the coding sequence ATGCTCAGACGATTCCTCGCCCGCATCTCCTGGGCCGCAAGCGGCTGGTCCCTCGTGGGCGAGCCCGCTCCCGATCGGCCGTCGGTGCTCGTCGGCGCACCGCACACGTCGAACTGGGACTTCGTCTTCATGCTCGGCATCGCGTGGCAGCGCGGCATGCGCATCCACTGGCTCGGCAAGAAGAGCCTCTTCGAGGGGTGGAAGGCCGGCATCATGCGCGGACTCGGCGGCATTCCCGTCGACCGCGCCGACCCGAGCAGGGTCGTCGGCGAGGTCGTCGACCGCATCAACGGCGGCGAGGTGTTCGGTCTCGTCGTGACGCCCGACGGGACGCGGAAGAACGCCGGGTACTGGAAGTCCGGCTTCTACCGCATCGCGCAGGAGACGGGGATGCCGCTCACCCTCGGTTTCGTCGACCGCACGACGAAGACCGCCGGCCTCGGCCCGACGTTCCCCGTCACGGGCGACGTGTCCGCCGACATGGACCGCGTGCGCGCGTTCTACGCCGACAAGGCCGGCGTCCGACCCGAGTACCGCCGCGAGCCGCGCCTGCGGTCGGAAGACGGCGGCGCCGAGGCATCCGAAGACTGA
- a CDS encoding glycoside hydrolase family 2 TIM barrel-domain containing protein: MFASEAFLDGCDERGLLVWQDFLFACAAYREDADVADLVRREAEQAVERLSNHPSVAVWCGGNETVMGRQGWNWTDIVGDQPWGAGYYTDLLPSIVAELDPTRPYVANSPWGGSLDADANDPTRGPSHLWDEWNERDFANYRTHDPVFVSEMGWCGAPAWSTLRRVVTSGELGPENPEVVHHLRAIGGLHNLARGIQPHFPVQRTPEGWHFATQLVQARAMTAGVEWLRSRGGCSGVVVWQLNDCWPVLSWAAVDADGIEKPLWHAMRRSFADLLVTVQPLAPGGPLDPTGPGGLEIVVVNDGADDRRVPLAVRRVDFDGRTLASADLVVDVASDGTARLTLDDALAAPGDPSRELLVVDSAAGRALWAYRTDRMSGLAAASPAIAVDLDEGALRVTATADVLVRDLTLLADLLGEAVGVEPNALRVDGALATLLPGERAEFRVTRRDGVSIAEVVPDAVVRAALRSANDLV, from the coding sequence GTGTTCGCGAGCGAGGCGTTCCTCGACGGCTGCGACGAGCGGGGACTGCTCGTGTGGCAGGACTTCCTGTTCGCGTGCGCCGCGTATCGCGAAGACGCCGACGTCGCCGACCTCGTGCGGCGCGAGGCCGAGCAGGCCGTCGAACGGCTGTCGAACCATCCGAGCGTCGCGGTCTGGTGCGGCGGCAACGAGACCGTCATGGGTCGGCAGGGCTGGAACTGGACCGACATCGTCGGCGATCAGCCGTGGGGCGCGGGGTACTACACCGACCTGCTGCCGAGCATCGTCGCCGAGCTCGACCCGACGCGTCCGTACGTCGCGAACAGCCCGTGGGGCGGCTCGCTCGACGCCGACGCGAACGACCCGACGCGCGGCCCGAGCCACCTGTGGGACGAGTGGAACGAGCGCGACTTCGCGAACTACCGCACGCACGATCCCGTGTTCGTGTCCGAGATGGGCTGGTGCGGCGCGCCCGCGTGGTCGACGCTGCGGCGGGTCGTGACGTCTGGCGAGCTCGGGCCCGAGAATCCCGAAGTCGTGCACCATCTGCGCGCGATCGGCGGCCTCCACAACCTCGCGCGCGGCATCCAACCGCACTTCCCCGTGCAGCGGACGCCCGAGGGCTGGCACTTCGCGACCCAGCTCGTGCAGGCGCGCGCGATGACGGCGGGCGTCGAGTGGCTGCGCAGCCGCGGCGGATGCTCCGGGGTCGTCGTGTGGCAATTGAACGACTGCTGGCCCGTGCTGAGCTGGGCGGCGGTCGACGCCGACGGCATCGAGAAGCCGCTGTGGCACGCGATGCGGCGCTCGTTCGCCGACCTGCTCGTGACCGTGCAGCCGCTTGCGCCGGGTGGGCCGCTCGACCCGACGGGGCCGGGCGGGCTCGAGATCGTCGTCGTGAACGACGGCGCGGACGACCGGCGGGTGCCGCTCGCTGTGCGCCGGGTCGACTTCGACGGCCGCACGCTCGCGTCGGCCGACCTCGTCGTCGACGTCGCGTCCGACGGCACGGCGCGTCTGACGCTCGATGACGCGCTCGCCGCACCCGGCGACCCGTCTCGTGAGCTGCTCGTCGTCGACTCGGCCGCGGGTCGCGCACTCTGGGCGTACCGCACCGACCGCATGAGCGGCCTCGCGGCGGCCTCGCCGGCGATCGCGGTCGACCTCGACGAGGGCGCCCTGCGCGTGACGGCGACGGCCGACGTGCTCGTCCGCGATCTGACACTCCTCGCCGACCTGCTCGGCGAGGCGGTCGGCGTCGAGCCGAACGCGCTCCGCGTCGACGGTGCGCTCGCGACGCTCCTGCCGGGCGAGCGCGCGGAGTTCCGCGTCACACGGCGCGACGGCGTGTCGATCGCCGAGGTCGTGCCCGATGCGGTCGTGCGCGCGGCGCTCCGGAGCGCGAACGACCTCGTGTGA
- a CDS encoding DNA-formamidopyrimidine glycosylase family protein yields the protein MPESPEVEALAEALGERLTGRALASVDLVEFRVVKSRGRPPESLVGQSVTGAERLGKHVDLAFGAQHLVVSLGRHGWAAWGDEETPDASAAPDSPVHVTLATLGFDGGADGDGNGDGDGLALDLTDAGDWVSLGVFVVDDPREVPAIAKLGPDPASPGFTRADFDRAFVGRRKQLKAVLQEQESLAGIGNAYSDEILFAARLSPVAHASTLEADELDRLFAATVGVVRDAIAARRGIPISRLKAAKVAAMQVHGRAGEPCPAGCGGVIRSFSFASTTAEYCPECQTGGEILPLKA from the coding sequence GTGCCCGAGTCCCCGGAGGTCGAGGCTCTCGCCGAGGCGCTCGGCGAGCGGCTGACGGGCCGCGCCCTCGCGAGCGTCGACCTCGTCGAGTTCCGTGTCGTGAAGAGCCGCGGGCGGCCGCCCGAGTCGCTCGTCGGCCAGTCGGTGACGGGCGCGGAGCGCCTGGGCAAGCACGTCGACCTCGCCTTCGGCGCACAGCACCTCGTCGTGTCGCTCGGACGCCACGGGTGGGCGGCGTGGGGCGATGAAGAAACTCCGGATGCCTCGGCCGCACCCGATTCGCCGGTGCACGTGACCCTCGCGACGCTCGGCTTCGACGGCGGTGCAGACGGCGACGGGAACGGTGACGGTGACGGCCTCGCACTCGACCTCACCGACGCGGGCGACTGGGTCTCGCTCGGCGTCTTCGTCGTCGACGACCCGCGCGAGGTGCCCGCGATCGCGAAGCTCGGCCCGGATCCCGCGTCGCCCGGGTTCACGCGCGCCGACTTCGACCGCGCCTTCGTCGGCCGCCGGAAGCAGCTGAAGGCCGTGCTGCAGGAGCAGGAGTCGCTCGCGGGCATCGGCAACGCCTACTCCGACGAGATCCTCTTCGCCGCCCGGCTCTCGCCCGTCGCGCACGCGTCGACGCTCGAGGCCGACGAGCTCGACCGGCTCTTCGCCGCCACGGTCGGCGTCGTCCGCGACGCGATCGCCGCGCGCAGAGGCATCCCCATCTCGCGGTTGAAGGCCGCGAAGGTCGCGGCCATGCAGGTGCACGGGCGTGCCGGCGAGCCGTGTCCCGCGGGGTGCGGGGGAGTCATCCGCTCCTTCTCGTTCGCGTCGACGACCGCCGAGTACTGCCCCGAGTGCCAGACGGGTGGGGAGATCCTGCCGCTCAAGGCGTAG
- a CDS encoding EamA family transporter, translating to METKWRWTLIAAVAPIAWGSTYYVTRQFLPADFPLWGGVLRALPAGILLLLLIKRQLPHGSWWWRAAVIGALNVGAFFVLVYLAAQLLPTSIAATIMATSPVVMMLFAWLLVSEKLRALALVGGALGIAGVAIMLAGGAGSFSPWGVVASISAMTMSSLGYILAKRWSTDLDVLSLTSWQLIAGGAMLVPVALVWEGAPPALDGVALAGFAYVGIVATALAFVAWFSALRRLDAATVGLVGLVNPVTGVLLGTLVAGEALGAQQIAGLVLVFAGILLGQPAAARVVGRLVLRGVAPFRGGAGRDRLAACPSPRRSRLSPRRSASG from the coding sequence ATGGAAACTAAATGGCGTTGGACGCTCATCGCGGCCGTGGCGCCGATCGCGTGGGGGAGCACCTACTACGTGACCAGGCAGTTCCTCCCGGCCGACTTCCCGCTCTGGGGCGGCGTGCTGCGGGCCCTGCCCGCCGGCATCCTGCTCCTCCTCCTCATCAAGCGGCAACTGCCGCACGGCTCGTGGTGGTGGCGCGCAGCCGTCATCGGCGCCCTCAACGTCGGCGCCTTCTTCGTGCTCGTCTACCTCGCCGCCCAGCTCCTCCCGACGAGCATCGCCGCGACGATCATGGCGACCTCGCCCGTCGTCATGATGCTGTTCGCGTGGCTCCTCGTCTCCGAGAAGCTTCGCGCGCTCGCCCTCGTCGGCGGGGCGCTCGGCATCGCGGGCGTCGCGATCATGCTCGCGGGCGGCGCCGGTTCGTTCTCGCCGTGGGGCGTCGTCGCGTCGATCTCGGCCATGACGATGTCATCCCTCGGCTACATCCTCGCCAAGCGCTGGAGCACAGACCTCGACGTGCTCTCGCTCACGTCGTGGCAGCTCATCGCGGGCGGCGCGATGCTCGTCCCCGTCGCCCTCGTGTGGGAAGGCGCCCCGCCCGCGCTCGACGGCGTCGCGCTCGCCGGGTTCGCGTACGTCGGCATCGTCGCGACCGCGCTCGCGTTCGTCGCGTGGTTCAGCGCGCTCAGACGATTGGATGCCGCGACCGTCGGCCTCGTGGGACTCGTGAACCCCGTCACGGGGGTGCTCCTCGGCACGCTCGTCGCGGGCGAGGCGCTCGGCGCGCAGCAGATCGCAGGGCTCGTGCTCGTCTTCGCCGGCATCCTCCTCGGGCAGCCCGCCGCGGCACGGGTCGTGGGACGACTCGTTCTTCGAGGCGTCGCGCCCTTCCGTGGCGGCGCCGGTCGTGACAGGCTGGCGGCGTGCCCGAGTCCCCGGAGGTCGAGGCTCTCGCCGAGGCGCTCGGCGAGCGGCTGA
- a CDS encoding ABC transporter substrate-binding protein: MNHSRTRSVALIAAVAVPALALTGCAGASGGASQASDHISVVTRWAAGSAEAEIQQRVFDRFTEKTGITVDFTDGLEDIDDQVETAVAAGKAPDLVIVNLYDKTLGWLDAGVTVPLDDLADEWGLTDKLQPSALDEWRVGGDSSAELQGLPYSGFNWPLWYNTDLLAKAGVTEIPQTTDDLIAAAKALRAADVPPLIVGGNDWSGQKLFYQIIQSYADADTSKEVMSKGGYCDSDEFLKGIDLFTQLRDAGVFVDDVAGYTADDMYATYYAGKAAAMPAGSWAFAPAIEAGTGIEDATQLGGLAVPDGGAFDKPTAFQGFTGVGFMVTKQGASDDRVDLVRQLVEEFYTDESVADFVENGNNVTPVIGDFADKAKNPLLQQALGLGDTVDYAVLPDVWIGASSDPLIQVITKAFGGGDAQEICAGLDAATVS, from the coding sequence ATGAATCACAGCAGGACCCGATCGGTCGCGCTCATCGCGGCCGTCGCCGTCCCGGCCCTCGCCCTCACCGGCTGCGCCGGGGCCTCCGGCGGAGCCTCGCAGGCGTCCGACCACATCAGCGTCGTGACCCGTTGGGCGGCCGGCAGCGCCGAGGCCGAGATCCAGCAGCGCGTCTTCGACCGCTTCACCGAGAAGACCGGCATCACGGTCGACTTCACCGACGGACTCGAAGACATCGACGACCAGGTCGAGACCGCCGTCGCGGCGGGCAAGGCACCCGATCTCGTCATCGTCAACCTCTACGACAAGACCCTCGGCTGGCTCGACGCGGGCGTCACCGTGCCGCTCGACGACCTCGCCGACGAGTGGGGCCTCACCGACAAGCTCCAGCCGAGCGCGCTCGACGAGTGGCGCGTCGGCGGCGACAGCTCGGCCGAGCTCCAGGGCCTGCCCTACTCGGGCTTCAACTGGCCGCTCTGGTACAACACCGACCTGCTCGCGAAGGCCGGCGTCACCGAGATCCCGCAGACGACCGACGACCTCATCGCCGCTGCGAAGGCGCTGCGCGCGGCCGACGTGCCGCCGCTCATCGTGGGCGGCAACGACTGGTCGGGGCAGAAGCTCTTCTACCAGATCATCCAGTCGTACGCCGACGCCGACACCTCGAAGGAGGTCATGTCGAAGGGCGGCTACTGCGACTCCGACGAGTTCCTGAAGGGCATCGACCTCTTCACGCAGCTCCGCGACGCGGGCGTCTTCGTCGACGACGTGGCCGGATACACCGCCGACGACATGTACGCGACGTACTACGCGGGCAAGGCCGCCGCGATGCCGGCCGGCTCGTGGGCTTTCGCGCCCGCGATCGAGGCGGGCACGGGCATCGAGGACGCCACGCAGCTCGGCGGCCTCGCGGTGCCCGACGGCGGCGCGTTCGACAAGCCCACGGCGTTCCAGGGCTTCACGGGCGTCGGCTTCATGGTGACCAAGCAGGGCGCCTCCGACGACCGCGTCGACCTCGTTCGCCAGCTCGTCGAAGAGTTCTACACCGACGAGTCGGTCGCCGACTTCGTCGAGAACGGCAACAACGTGACGCCCGTCATCGGCGACTTCGCGGACAAGGCCAAGAACCCGCTCCTCCAGCAGGCGCTCGGCCTCGGCGACACGGTCGACTACGCGGTGCTTCCGGACGTCTGGATCGGCGCCTCGTCAGACCCGCTCATCCAGGTCATCACGAAGGCCTTCGGCGGCGGCGACGCGCAGGAGATCTGCGCGGGCCTCGACGCGGCGACCGTCTCCTGA
- a CDS encoding carbohydrate ABC transporter permease, translating into MLAWVYALILAIPLYYLIVSSLKNNVGIFTDPFGLPLDPVWTNFAEAWERAKLGQALLNSVFISVVAVALTLFLAIPAAYALARSEGRIARAITGTFSASFLIPPFAALIPTVILAINLGLFYTREFQMLFLPASALPLSILLLVQFMKTVPGELVEAAAIDGAGQWAILRRIFIPLAMPGIVSVTILQVLTFWNEYLFSLTITGTSPDIRTVQVALPTLVSDSTRFGVLAAGTVITLLPVYLAYSILQKRMQEALVAGALKG; encoded by the coding sequence GTGCTCGCGTGGGTGTACGCCCTCATCCTGGCGATCCCCCTGTATTACCTGATCGTCTCGTCGCTCAAGAACAACGTCGGCATCTTCACCGACCCGTTCGGCCTGCCGCTCGACCCCGTGTGGACGAACTTCGCCGAGGCGTGGGAGCGCGCGAAGCTCGGCCAGGCGCTGCTGAACTCGGTGTTCATCTCGGTCGTCGCCGTCGCGCTCACGCTGTTCCTCGCGATCCCCGCGGCGTATGCGCTCGCTCGCAGCGAGGGCCGCATCGCCCGGGCCATCACGGGCACGTTCTCGGCGAGCTTCCTCATCCCGCCGTTCGCGGCGCTCATCCCGACGGTCATCCTCGCGATCAATCTCGGTCTCTTCTACACGCGCGAGTTCCAGATGCTCTTCCTCCCGGCGAGCGCGCTGCCGCTGTCGATCCTGCTGCTCGTGCAGTTCATGAAGACGGTGCCGGGAGAGCTCGTCGAGGCCGCGGCGATCGACGGCGCGGGCCAGTGGGCGATCCTCCGCCGCATCTTCATCCCGCTCGCGATGCCGGGCATCGTGAGCGTCACGATCCTGCAGGTGCTGACGTTCTGGAACGAGTACCTCTTCTCGCTCACGATCACGGGCACCTCGCCCGACATCCGCACGGTGCAGGTCGCGCTGCCGACGCTCGTCTCGGATTCGACGCGCTTCGGCGTGCTTGCGGCGGGCACGGTCATCACGTTGCTGCCCGTCTACCTCGCCTACAGCATTCTGCAGAAGCGGATGCAGGAGGCGCTCGTCGCGGGGGCGCTCAAGGGATGA
- a CDS encoding ROK family transcriptional regulator — protein sequence MARREQAAGPGSRAVIVDLVRSAGRISRVELAELTGLTQPAVSGIVRKLIADGVIRETGAVVSTGGKPRSLLELDSHAAYGIGMHVSPGAITCVATDTLGGVVARQAVATSAGGGASDGAVASGTHAVGGMADRIVALYRRFVDAVGLDPADVVGLAVAVPGAIDLASGLVPAPATVPGLEGVPLRDELAKRLDTRVFVDNDASLAAVGEFWSRNVSRSDAFATVYMDGGIGAGVVLDGALLRGASSNTAELGHITIEPDGIECFCGNIGCLERYASPAAVAELARGRGILPAPDADALGDDALFDLLARAAVIGDPDAGAIVGQAADRLARAVLTLANLFDLDRIVLAGAGFAVAGSIFATAVQERLDARAFARRIHPVRVELAIDPRDSAAIGAATLVLQSSVAPGHGPAARG from the coding sequence GTGGCGCGTCGCGAACAGGCCGCGGGGCCGGGCAGCCGCGCGGTCATCGTCGACCTCGTGCGCTCGGCCGGCCGCATCAGCCGCGTCGAGCTCGCCGAGCTCACGGGGCTGACGCAGCCCGCCGTGTCGGGCATCGTCCGCAAGCTCATCGCCGACGGCGTCATCCGCGAGACGGGTGCCGTCGTCTCGACGGGCGGCAAGCCGCGCTCGCTCCTCGAACTCGACTCGCACGCCGCCTACGGCATCGGGATGCACGTCAGCCCCGGCGCCATCACGTGCGTCGCGACCGACACCCTCGGCGGCGTCGTCGCGCGCCAGGCGGTCGCGACGAGCGCGGGCGGCGGCGCGTCCGACGGCGCGGTCGCGTCGGGCACGCATGCCGTGGGCGGCATGGCCGACCGCATCGTCGCCCTCTACCGACGGTTCGTCGACGCGGTCGGGCTCGACCCCGCCGACGTCGTCGGGCTCGCGGTCGCCGTGCCCGGCGCGATCGACCTCGCCTCCGGCCTCGTGCCCGCGCCCGCGACGGTCCCCGGCCTGGAGGGGGTGCCGCTCCGCGACGAGCTCGCGAAGCGTCTCGACACGCGCGTGTTCGTCGACAACGACGCGTCGCTCGCCGCGGTCGGCGAGTTCTGGAGCCGCAACGTCTCGCGCTCCGACGCCTTCGCGACGGTCTACATGGACGGCGGCATCGGCGCGGGCGTCGTGCTCGACGGGGCGCTTCTGCGGGGTGCGAGCTCGAACACGGCCGAGCTCGGGCACATCACGATCGAGCCCGACGGTATCGAGTGCTTCTGCGGGAACATCGGATGTCTCGAGCGCTATGCGTCGCCAGCGGCGGTCGCCGAACTCGCCCGCGGGCGGGGCATCCTGCCCGCTCCCGACGCCGACGCGCTCGGCGACGACGCCCTCTTCGACCTGCTCGCGCGGGCCGCCGTCATCGGCGATCCCGACGCGGGCGCGATCGTCGGGCAGGCCGCCGATCGGCTCGCCCGGGCCGTCCTGACCCTCGCGAACCTCTTCGACCTCGACCGCATCGTGCTCGCGGGCGCCGGCTTCGCCGTCGCCGGCTCGATCTTCGCGACCGCCGTGCAGGAACGCCTCGACGCGCGGGCGTTCGCCCGGCGCATCCATCCCGTGCGCGTCGAACTCGCGATCGACCCGCGCGACTCGGCCGCGATCGGCGCGGCGACGCTCGTGCTGCAGTCGTCGGTCGCGCCCGGCCACGGGCCTGCGGCGCGCGGCTGA
- a CDS encoding MarR family winged helix-turn-helix transcriptional regulator, which produces MSRTEVPDPAEAAPRDRVAHIMAEWARERPDLDISPQGVIARLHRLANHLTDDLVAVYRTFDLAEGEFDVLATLRRSGAPFERTPTELAQTTMVTSGAMTKRIDRLEERGLLTRRVSDADGRGRVIALTDAGRDLIDRAFTAHLANERRLIDESISRDDADALAGILARWLAHYEG; this is translated from the coding sequence ATGTCCCGAACCGAGGTTCCCGACCCCGCCGAAGCCGCGCCCCGCGACCGCGTCGCGCATATCATGGCCGAGTGGGCGCGCGAGCGCCCCGACCTCGACATCTCCCCGCAGGGCGTCATCGCGCGCCTGCACCGGCTCGCGAACCACCTCACCGACGACCTCGTCGCGGTGTACCGCACGTTCGACCTTGCCGAGGGCGAGTTCGACGTGCTCGCGACCCTCCGCCGCAGCGGCGCCCCCTTCGAGCGCACGCCGACCGAGCTCGCGCAGACGACCATGGTGACCTCGGGTGCCATGACCAAGCGCATCGACCGGCTCGAAGAGCGCGGGCTCCTCACCCGGCGCGTGAGCGACGCCGACGGGCGCGGACGGGTCATCGCACTCACCGACGCGGGCCGCGACCTCATCGACCGCGCGTTCACGGCGCACCTCGCCAACGAGCGGCGACTCATCGACGAGTCGATCTCCCGCGACGACGCCGATGCGCTCGCCGGCATCCTCGCGCGCTGGCTCGCACACTACGAGGGGTGA
- a CDS encoding LacI family DNA-binding transcriptional regulator translates to MELTVGFALAKPAEVLGAEPYMHELVAGIERVLVPQGGSVLLRIVPSAAEVQATIRRWADGGLVDAVILMDLEPGDPAVALVRELGMPAVVSGDLDTASGLSSVWSQDELVMDAAVEAMLRLGHTRIAHLSGPERMAHTRLRRAAFERAAAAAGAKTAVREGDYSERSGRELAAELLRENAEERPTAIVADNDVMAIGALEAAREAGLDVPADVSIVAWDDSALCQLSQPALSAMSHDVQTIGELLATAALAAVAGEAPGAVRAPVAAFVARGSTAAAPVAAAAGVAPEASGGSEASGDR, encoded by the coding sequence GTGGAGCTCACGGTCGGATTCGCACTGGCCAAACCCGCCGAAGTGCTGGGCGCCGAGCCGTACATGCACGAACTCGTCGCGGGCATCGAGCGTGTGCTCGTGCCGCAGGGCGGCTCGGTCCTGCTTCGGATCGTGCCGTCGGCCGCCGAGGTCCAGGCGACGATCCGCCGATGGGCGGACGGCGGGCTCGTCGACGCCGTCATCCTCATGGACCTCGAGCCGGGCGACCCGGCGGTCGCGCTCGTGCGCGAACTCGGCATGCCCGCGGTCGTGTCGGGCGACCTCGACACGGCGTCGGGCCTCTCGTCGGTGTGGTCGCAGGACGAACTCGTGATGGATGCCGCGGTCGAGGCAATGCTGCGGCTCGGTCACACCCGCATCGCGCATCTCTCGGGCCCCGAGCGGATGGCGCACACGCGCCTGCGGCGCGCGGCGTTCGAGCGGGCCGCCGCGGCAGCCGGTGCGAAGACGGCCGTGCGCGAGGGCGACTACTCCGAGCGCAGCGGGCGCGAACTCGCAGCCGAACTGCTCCGTGAGAACGCGGAAGAGCGGCCGACGGCGATCGTCGCCGACAACGACGTCATGGCGATCGGCGCGCTCGAGGCGGCGCGCGAGGCGGGGCTGGATGTCCCGGCCGACGTGTCGATCGTCGCGTGGGACGACTCGGCGCTGTGTCAGCTGTCGCAGCCGGCGCTCTCGGCGATGAGCCACGACGTGCAGACGATCGGCGAACTCCTCGCGACCGCGGCGCTCGCGGCGGTGGCCGGCGAAGCGCCCGGAGCCGTGCGCGCTCCCGTCGCCGCGTTCGTCGCGCGCGGGTCGACCGCGGCGGCTCCCGTCGCAGCGGCCGCAGGCGTCGCGCCCGAGGCATCCGGCGGCTCCGAGGCATCCGGAGACCGCTGA
- a CDS encoding carbohydrate ABC transporter permease — translation MVFYGVFSPTGGLNGLLDALGLTDVSTAWLANPSTALGAIIFIDLWSGIGWTAVLFSARLASVPHEVLEAADLDGAGRTRKMWQIAFPMVKDYFATLTMLQFLWTLFTSAALILLLTNGGPGTSSTTLSYLVYAKAFSQRDLGYSQAVGLILLVVGVAGMLLIRRVLRSKI, via the coding sequence ATGGTCTTCTACGGCGTGTTCTCGCCGACGGGCGGCCTCAACGGGCTCCTCGATGCGCTCGGGCTCACGGATGTCTCGACCGCGTGGCTCGCGAATCCGTCGACGGCACTCGGGGCGATCATCTTCATCGACCTGTGGTCGGGCATCGGCTGGACAGCGGTGCTGTTCTCGGCGCGGCTCGCGAGCGTGCCGCACGAGGTGCTCGAAGCCGCCGACCTCGACGGCGCGGGGCGCACCCGCAAGATGTGGCAGATCGCGTTCCCGATGGTCAAGGACTACTTCGCGACGCTCACGATGCTGCAGTTCCTGTGGACGCTGTTCACGTCGGCGGCGCTCATCCTGCTCCTGACCAACGGCGGCCCGGGCACGTCGTCGACGACGCTCTCGTACCTCGTCTACGCGAAGGCGTTCTCGCAGCGCGACCTCGGCTACAGCCAGGCCGTGGGCCTCATCCTCCTCGTCGTCGGCGTCGCGGGCATGCTCCTCATCCGCCGCGTCCTCCGCTCCAAGATCTGA